A genomic window from Rhea pennata isolate bPtePen1 chromosome 12, bPtePen1.pri, whole genome shotgun sequence includes:
- the GP9 gene encoding platelet glycoprotein IX, producing MSKVEFTTVAGFAILLLFHMTQTEVCPPSCSCKSLGEMKGLQIDCSSRKLKEVPALPVNTKKLYLQNNSLTTVLPGALDSLLSLEEVKVFDNPWNCDCHILYLKFWLEDISESSLANVRCATPAPIWMKPLKQLTGNELGICKRFLPIKSLEFFWRDLILIVIGVITLILVAWVLKFSKKLVYQINISQYDFSGPLLQKHSFKNRKLQ from the coding sequence ATGAGCAAGGTGGAATTCACCACTGTTGCAGGATTTGCCATATTATTGCTGTTCCACATGACCCAGACTGAAGTCTGTCCTCCTTCCTGCAGTTGTAAGTCACTGGGAGAAATGAAGGGTTTGCAGATAGACTGCAGTTCAAGGAAGCTGAAGGAAGTGCCTGCCTTGCCTGTTAACACCAAGAAGCTTTATCTACAGAATAACAGCCTGACCACAGTTCTTCCTGGGGCCTTGGACAGCCTACTCAGCCTGGAGGAGGTGAAAGTATTTGACAATCCTTGGAACTGTGACTGTCacattctttatttaaaattctggtTAGAAGATATCTCTGAATCCTCTCTTGCAAACGTCAGATGTGCGACCCCAGCTCCCATTTGGATGAAGCCCTTAAAGCAGCTGACTGGGAACGAACTGGGCATCTGCAAGAGGTTTCTCCCAATCAAAAGTCTTGAGTTCTTTTGGCGAGACCTCATTTTAATTGTTATAGGAGTAATTACACTTATTTTAGTAGCATGGGTTCTGAAATTCTCAAAAAAGTTGGTCTACCAAATAAATATAAGTCAATATGATTTCAGTGGCCCACTGTTGCAGAAGCATAGCTTCAAAAACCGTAAGTTACAGTGA